In Massilia forsythiae, one DNA window encodes the following:
- the hemC gene encoding hydroxymethylbilane synthase has product MNSTDTTQRIPAKLIIASRESRLAMWQATHVRDRLAALYPQCQIDILGMTTRGDQILDKTLSKVGGKGLFVKELEVAMAEGRADLAVHSLKDVPMELPQGFELAAVLEREDPRDAFVCNDYDSLAGLPPGSVVGTSSLRRQSLIAARYPQLVIKPLRGNLDTRLGKLDRGDYAAIILAAAGLKRLGLERRIRAYLEPEISLPAAGQGAMAIEIVGGARSDGADLTALLAPLNHEATARAVTAERKVSKVFGASCQIPLAAHAVIDGDTLHLRAMVATPDGRRSAFAEASGPAALPEAVGEQAAQLLAQQDAAAILAECKRDAAAGDA; this is encoded by the coding sequence TTGAACTCTACCGATACGACCCAGCGCATCCCCGCGAAACTCATTATCGCATCGCGCGAGAGCAGGCTGGCCATGTGGCAGGCCACGCACGTGCGCGACCGGCTCGCGGCATTATATCCGCAGTGTCAGATCGACATCCTCGGCATGACGACGCGTGGCGACCAGATCCTGGACAAGACCCTGTCCAAGGTCGGCGGCAAGGGCCTGTTCGTCAAGGAGCTGGAGGTGGCGATGGCGGAAGGGCGCGCCGACCTGGCCGTGCACTCGCTCAAGGACGTGCCGATGGAACTGCCGCAGGGCTTCGAGCTGGCCGCCGTGCTCGAGCGCGAGGACCCGCGCGATGCCTTCGTCTGCAACGACTACGACAGCCTGGCCGGCCTGCCGCCTGGCAGCGTGGTCGGCACCAGCAGCCTGCGCCGCCAATCCTTGATCGCGGCGCGCTACCCGCAGCTGGTGATCAAGCCGCTGCGCGGCAACCTCGACACGCGCCTGGGCAAGCTCGACCGCGGCGACTACGCCGCCATCATCCTGGCCGCCGCCGGCCTCAAGCGCCTCGGCCTGGAGCGCCGCATCCGCGCCTACCTGGAACCGGAGATCAGCCTGCCGGCCGCCGGCCAGGGCGCGATGGCGATCGAGATCGTGGGCGGCGCGCGCAGCGACGGCGCCGACCTGACCGCGCTGCTGGCGCCGCTGAACCACGAAGCCACCGCGCGCGCGGTCACGGCCGAGCGCAAGGTCTCCAAGGTGTTCGGCGCCAGCTGCCAGATCCCGCTGGCGGCGCACGCCGTCATCGACGGCGACACGCTGCACCTGCGCGCCATGGTCGCCACGCCGGACGGCCGCCGCAGTGCCTTCGCCGAGGCATCCGGCCCGGCGGCGCTGCCGGAAGCGGTGGGCGAGCAGGCGGCGCAACTGCTGGCGCAGCAGGACGCGGCCGCGATCCTGGCCGAGTGCAAGCGCGATGCCGCCGCCGGCGATGCCTGA
- the ppc gene encoding phosphoenolpyruvate carboxylase — translation MYRQPAAMPVDESGALPAAMPSHQSNPWSIMDKPAPDMNAPSTIDASSTIAAGADKDAPLKEDIRLLGRLLGDVLRAQEGEAVFDVVETVRQTAVRFRREDDQQAGAELTTLLKKLTREQTISVVRAFSYFSHLANIAEDQHHIRRRRAHLLAGSKPQPSSVAYALERLKGAGIGRDAIEAFLQDALVSPVLTAHPTEVQRKSILDAEHDIARLLAERDLPLTPKERARNLQLLQARIATLWQTRMLRYEKLTVADEIENALSYYRITFLRELPAVYDDIEEELAAHFPSPDDHPAAEVADDDGVDSIVNAPAPIDANYMQMGSWIGGDRDGNPNVNAATMQRALVRQATTIFDFYLDEVHALGAELSPSTLLVPASPALQALADASPDHSPHRSDEPYRRALIGIYARLASSARELGATNILRKEVGHADPYNDPAEFVAELTTVDASLAANHGAILARPRLHGLLRAARVFGFHLATLDMRQSSDVHERILGDLFARAGVQADYAKLEEAGKVQLLLAELAQPRLLYSPYESYDETTESELQVLRTAREVRARYGARAIRNYIISHTETVSDLLEVFLLQKEAGLLHPGQGRADVMVIPLFETIPDLQRASTIMAEWMALPLVNEIIANQGRLQEVMLGYSDSNKDGGFLTSNWELYQAELKLVQVFADANVKLRLFHGRGGTVGRGGGPSYDAILAQPPGTVNGQVRLTEQGEIISSKFSNPEIGRRNLELLLAATLEAGLMPHGEDRAQVERLGCFEAAMAELSQRAYQAYRDLVYETPGFTDYFFAATPIAEIAELNLGSRPASRKSTRRIEDLRAIPWSFSWGQCRLLLPGWFGFGAAVSGWIADGADDADREGRRALLGEMARHWPFFMTLLSNMDMVLAKSDLAIASRYAELVPDALLRERIFKRIADEYHATLRCLELVTGNGERLAGNPLLARSIQNRFAYLDPLNHLQVELIQRHRALSKEPDQVDERVHRGIHLSINGVAAGLRNTG, via the coding sequence CTGTACCGACAGCCGGCCGCCATGCCTGTCGACGAGTCCGGCGCCCTGCCTGCCGCCATGCCTTCCCACCAATCCAACCCGTGGTCGATAATGGACAAACCTGCACCAGACATGAATGCACCAAGCACCATCGATGCATCGAGCACCATCGCCGCCGGCGCCGACAAGGACGCGCCGCTGAAGGAAGACATCCGCCTGCTGGGCCGCCTGCTGGGCGACGTGCTGCGCGCCCAGGAGGGCGAGGCGGTGTTCGACGTGGTCGAGACCGTGCGCCAGACCGCGGTGCGCTTCCGCCGCGAGGACGACCAGCAGGCCGGCGCCGAGCTCACCACGCTGCTGAAGAAACTCACGCGCGAACAGACCATCTCGGTGGTGCGCGCGTTTTCCTATTTCTCGCACCTGGCCAACATCGCCGAGGACCAGCACCACATCCGCCGCCGCCGCGCCCACCTGCTGGCCGGCTCGAAGCCGCAGCCGTCCTCGGTGGCCTACGCATTGGAGCGCCTGAAAGGGGCCGGCATCGGGCGCGACGCCATCGAGGCCTTCTTGCAGGATGCGCTGGTGTCGCCGGTGCTGACCGCGCATCCGACCGAGGTGCAGCGCAAGAGCATCCTGGACGCCGAGCACGACATCGCGCGCCTGCTGGCCGAACGCGACCTGCCGCTCACGCCGAAGGAACGCGCGCGCAACCTGCAGCTGCTGCAGGCGCGCATCGCCACGCTGTGGCAGACGCGCATGCTGCGCTACGAAAAGCTGACCGTGGCCGACGAGATCGAGAACGCCCTGTCCTACTACCGCATCACCTTCCTGCGCGAACTGCCGGCGGTGTACGACGACATCGAGGAAGAACTCGCGGCGCATTTCCCCAGCCCGGACGACCACCCGGCCGCCGAGGTCGCGGACGACGACGGCGTCGACAGCATCGTCAACGCCCCGGCCCCGATCGACGCCAACTACATGCAGATGGGCAGCTGGATCGGCGGCGACCGCGACGGCAACCCCAACGTCAACGCCGCCACCATGCAGCGCGCGCTGGTGCGCCAGGCCACCACCATCTTCGATTTCTACCTCGACGAGGTGCACGCGCTGGGCGCCGAACTGTCGCCCTCGACGCTGCTGGTGCCGGCCAGCCCGGCGCTGCAGGCGCTGGCCGATGCCTCGCCCGACCACTCGCCGCACCGCAGCGACGAGCCGTACCGGCGCGCCCTGATCGGCATCTATGCGCGCCTGGCCTCGAGCGCGCGCGAGCTGGGCGCCACCAACATCCTGCGCAAGGAAGTCGGCCACGCCGATCCGTACAACGACCCGGCCGAATTCGTGGCCGAGCTGACGACCGTGGACGCATCGCTGGCGGCCAACCACGGCGCCATCCTGGCGCGCCCGCGCCTGCACGGCCTGCTGCGCGCGGCGCGCGTGTTCGGCTTCCACCTGGCCACGCTCGACATGCGCCAGAGCTCGGACGTGCACGAGCGCATCCTCGGCGACCTGTTCGCGCGCGCCGGCGTGCAGGCCGACTACGCCAAGCTGGAAGAAGCCGGCAAGGTGCAGCTGCTGCTGGCCGAGCTGGCCCAGCCGCGCCTGCTGTACTCGCCCTACGAAAGCTACGACGAGACCACCGAGTCCGAGCTGCAGGTGCTGCGCACGGCGCGCGAAGTACGCGCCCGCTACGGCGCGCGCGCGATCCGCAACTACATCATCTCGCACACCGAGACCGTGTCCGACCTGCTCGAAGTCTTCCTGCTGCAAAAGGAAGCCGGCCTGCTGCATCCGGGCCAGGGCCGCGCCGACGTGATGGTGATCCCGCTGTTCGAGACCATCCCCGACCTGCAGCGCGCGTCGACCATCATGGCCGAGTGGATGGCGCTGCCGCTGGTGAACGAGATCATCGCCAACCAGGGCCGCCTGCAGGAAGTCATGCTCGGCTATTCTGACTCGAACAAGGACGGCGGCTTCCTGACTTCGAACTGGGAGCTGTACCAGGCCGAGCTGAAACTGGTGCAAGTGTTCGCCGACGCGAATGTGAAACTGCGCCTGTTCCACGGCCGCGGCGGCACCGTCGGCCGCGGCGGCGGCCCCAGCTACGACGCCATCCTGGCGCAGCCACCGGGCACGGTCAACGGCCAGGTGCGCCTGACCGAACAGGGCGAGATCATCTCCTCGAAATTCAGCAACCCGGAGATCGGCCGGCGCAACCTGGAACTCCTGCTGGCGGCCACGCTGGAAGCCGGCCTGATGCCGCACGGCGAAGACCGCGCGCAGGTCGAGCGCCTGGGCTGCTTCGAGGCGGCGATGGCCGAGCTGTCGCAGCGCGCCTACCAAGCCTACCGCGACCTGGTGTACGAGACCCCGGGCTTCACCGACTACTTCTTCGCCGCCACGCCGATCGCCGAGATCGCCGAGCTGAACCTCGGTTCGCGCCCGGCCTCGCGCAAGTCGACGCGGCGCATCGAAGACCTGCGCGCGATCCCGTGGAGCTTTTCGTGGGGCCAGTGCCGCCTGCTGCTGCCGGGCTGGTTCGGCTTCGGCGCCGCGGTGTCCGGCTGGATCGCCGACGGCGCCGACGACGCCGACCGGGAAGGCCGCCGCGCCCTGCTGGGCGAGATGGCGCGCCACTGGCCGTTCTTCATGACGCTGCTGTCCAACATGGACATGGTGCTGGCCAAGAGCGACCTGGCGATCGCCTCGCGCTACGCCGAACTGGTGCCGGACGCGCTGCTCCGCGAGCGCATCTTCAAGCGCATCGCCGACGAGTACCACGCCACGCTGCGCTGCCTGGAACTGGTCACCGGCAACGGCGAGCGCCTGGCCGGCAACCCGCTGCTGGCGCGCTCGATCCAGAACCGCTTCGCCTACCTGGACCCGCTCAACCACCTGCAGGTGGAACTGATCCAGCGCCACCGCGCGCTGTCGAAGGAACCGGACCAGGTCGACGAGCGCGTGCACCGGGGGATCCACCTGTCGATCAACGGCGTGGCGGCGGGCTTGCGCAATACGGGTTGA
- a CDS encoding transporter, with product MAFPRSVFPHQASLSVALRIGLALALAGGLAQPAFAQASGDDDISPDRPGFGASSDTVGRGRVQLEAGVQWERQRDDTRHERALSTPALLRIGVGEELELRLETDGRDVIHDVDPATGERSTTVGYADTALGFKWKLAEQQGARPALALLGEVDLPSGSRQLRGRGARPAAYVPMSWDLAGGVNLQLMPGLATENDERGARYRYGFLALSVSRAIDERLQGYVELAAPQIAGAQHGGTQAAVDGGFMFKLSKDCQLDASLVHGLNRRTADLGVAFGVSVRR from the coding sequence ATGGCTTTTCCACGTTCCGTTTTTCCTCACCAGGCGTCGTTGTCCGTGGCGCTGCGCATCGGCCTGGCATTGGCGCTGGCCGGCGGCCTGGCGCAGCCCGCGTTCGCGCAAGCATCCGGCGATGACGACATCAGTCCCGACCGTCCCGGCTTCGGCGCCTCCAGCGACACGGTCGGGCGCGGCCGCGTACAGCTCGAAGCCGGCGTGCAGTGGGAGCGCCAGCGCGACGATACGCGGCACGAGCGTGCATTGTCGACGCCGGCCCTGCTGCGCATCGGCGTGGGCGAGGAGCTCGAGCTGCGCCTGGAAACCGACGGCCGCGACGTCATCCACGACGTCGACCCGGCCACCGGCGAGCGCAGCACCACGGTCGGCTACGCCGATACCGCGCTCGGCTTCAAGTGGAAGCTGGCCGAGCAGCAGGGCGCGCGCCCGGCGCTGGCGCTGCTGGGCGAAGTCGACCTGCCCAGCGGCAGCCGCCAGCTGCGCGGCCGCGGCGCCCGTCCCGCCGCTTATGTACCGATGAGCTGGGACCTGGCCGGCGGCGTCAACCTGCAGCTGATGCCCGGCCTCGCCACCGAGAACGACGAGCGCGGGGCGCGCTACCGCTACGGCTTCCTGGCCTTGTCCGTGAGCCGCGCCATCGACGAGCGCCTGCAGGGCTACGTCGAGCTGGCGGCGCCGCAGATCGCCGGGGCGCAGCACGGCGGCACCCAGGCCGCGGTCGACGGCGGGTTCATGTTCAAGCTGTCGAAGGACTGCCAGCTGGATGCGTCGCTGGTGCACGGACTGAACCGCAGGACGGCGGACCTGGGGGTGGCGTTCGGGGTGTCGGTCAGGCGCTGA
- a CDS encoding cytochrome c: MSTTKKALTAVVGIGVVVFAGALAYALTPTETRAIPATPAGAAADQAALVEAGRYVAVASDCIACHTAPGGKPFAGGRPVQSPIGNMYSSNITPDKATGIGNYSLNDFDRAIRHGIRADGVTLYPAMPYPSYSKLSDQDMRALYAYFMQGVQPVNQANRKNDITWPLSIRWPVAIWRKRFAPTDVGTFQVSKYQSEALARGAYLVQGAGHCGTCHTPRASTMQELALDEAGNGGKDYLAGGALIDGWRAVNLRGDQAGGLGTWNEQDIVDTLKTGRNRSNAVVGGPMNDVVAHSTQNMTDADLHAIASYLKSLPAHGGGKATYAASEDTAKALKAGQEANRGAQLYIDNCAACHRTDGKSNAITFPALPGNSTVLADDPSSLIRLILRGSRLPSTRERPSELGMPGFAWRLSDDETAQLVTFVRNSWGNHAPAATASEVAKIRKAIEKDDGQSLDQANTH, from the coding sequence ATGAGTACAACGAAAAAAGCCCTTACCGCCGTCGTCGGCATCGGCGTGGTCGTGTTCGCCGGTGCGCTGGCCTATGCCTTGACCCCGACCGAGACCCGCGCGATTCCCGCAACGCCGGCCGGCGCCGCTGCCGACCAGGCCGCGCTGGTGGAAGCCGGCCGCTACGTCGCGGTCGCTTCCGATTGCATCGCCTGCCACACGGCGCCGGGCGGCAAGCCCTTCGCCGGCGGCCGTCCGGTGCAGTCGCCGATCGGTAACATGTACAGCAGCAATATCACGCCGGACAAGGCCACCGGCATCGGCAACTACAGCCTGAACGACTTCGACCGCGCGATCCGTCACGGTATCCGCGCCGACGGCGTCACGCTGTATCCGGCCATGCCGTATCCGTCGTACAGCAAGCTGAGCGACCAGGACATGCGCGCCCTGTACGCCTACTTCATGCAGGGGGTACAGCCGGTCAACCAGGCGAATCGCAAGAACGACATCACCTGGCCGCTGTCGATCCGCTGGCCGGTGGCGATCTGGCGCAAGCGCTTCGCGCCGACCGACGTGGGCACTTTCCAGGTCTCGAAGTACCAGAGCGAAGCGCTGGCGCGCGGCGCCTACCTGGTGCAGGGCGCGGGCCACTGCGGCACCTGCCACACCCCGCGCGCTTCCACCATGCAGGAACTGGCGCTGGACGAAGCCGGCAACGGCGGCAAGGACTACCTGGCGGGCGGCGCCCTGATCGACGGCTGGCGCGCGGTCAACCTGCGCGGCGACCAGGCCGGCGGCCTGGGCACCTGGAACGAGCAGGACATCGTCGACACCCTGAAGACCGGCCGCAACCGCAGCAACGCTGTGGTTGGCGGTCCGATGAACGACGTGGTGGCGCACAGCACGCAGAACATGACCGATGCCGACCTGCATGCGATCGCGTCCTACCTGAAGTCGCTGCCGGCGCACGGCGGCGGCAAGGCGACCTACGCGGCCAGCGAGGACACCGCCAAGGCGCTCAAGGCCGGCCAGGAAGCCAACCGCGGCGCCCAGCTGTACATCGACAACTGCGCCGCCTGCCACCGCACCGACGGAAAGTCGAACGCAATCACCTTCCCGGCGCTGCCGGGCAACTCGACCGTACTGGCCGACGATCCGAGTTCGCTGATCCGCCTGATCCTGCGCGGCAGCCGCCTGCCGTCGACCAGGGAGCGTCCGTCGGAGCTGGGCATGCCGGGCTTCGCATGGCGCCTGTCGGACGACGAGACCGCGCAGCTGGTGACCTTCGTGCGCAACAGCTGGGGCAACCACGCGCCGGCGGCGACGGCGTCGGAAGTGGCCAAGATCCGCAAGGCGATCGAAAAGGACGATGGCCAGAGCCTGGACCAGGCGAATACGCACTGA
- a CDS encoding GMC family oxidoreductase, which produces MAIVKTKVDAVIVGAGWTGAILAKELTDHGLNVVCLERGPDRDTQPDFAYPRVVDELEGSVHRRYLQALAQETVTIRHGVNDTAVPYRQMGSFKPGTGVGGAGSHWSGAHFRPLPEDFLLRSNMEQRFGKKLLPENMSIQDFPITYDELEPSLDHFEYVCGTSGKAGVINGQVQEGGNPFEGSRKREYPLPPNPNYLGSEWFYKAAKEMGYHAYPIPASNASRAYINPYGCQMGPCNACGFCSDYGCLNYSKASPNANVWPVVRGRKNFEMRTHAQVLKVNLADDKKTATGVTYLDAQGRETEQPADLVLLCAFSLYNVHLMLVSGIGTPYDPVTKTGTIGKNYSYQNLNRVVMYFDETVQANPFIGIGGAGATFDDLNGKQNDPTKSGFVGGGIVWARQPGAGPVRGIPTPPGVPNWGSAWKKSVKEVFRHQFYYEVQGSCMSYDDAYLSLDPTYKDAFGRPLLRMTFDWHDNEIKASQFLVGKAQEMCKVLNPLAMKGDAKKDGQHYDVTQYQSTHTCGGAIMGKDPKTSALNKYLQSWDVSNVFAPGANAFPQNNGYNPTGLVGGLAYWCAKAIREQYLSNPGPLVQA; this is translated from the coding sequence ATGGCAATCGTAAAAACCAAAGTAGACGCCGTGATCGTCGGCGCCGGCTGGACCGGCGCGATCCTGGCGAAGGAACTCACCGACCACGGCCTGAACGTGGTCTGCCTGGAACGCGGTCCGGACCGCGACACCCAGCCCGACTTCGCCTATCCGCGCGTGGTCGACGAGCTGGAAGGCTCGGTGCACCGCCGCTACCTGCAGGCGCTGGCCCAGGAAACCGTCACCATCCGCCACGGCGTGAACGACACCGCGGTGCCGTACCGCCAGATGGGTTCGTTCAAGCCGGGCACCGGCGTCGGCGGCGCCGGCAGCCACTGGTCGGGCGCGCACTTCCGCCCGCTGCCGGAAGACTTCTTGCTGCGCTCCAACATGGAACAGCGTTTCGGCAAGAAGCTCTTGCCGGAAAACATGAGCATCCAGGACTTCCCGATCACCTACGACGAACTGGAGCCGAGCCTGGACCACTTCGAGTACGTGTGCGGCACCTCGGGCAAGGCCGGCGTCATCAACGGCCAGGTCCAGGAGGGCGGCAACCCGTTCGAAGGCTCGCGCAAGCGCGAGTACCCGCTGCCGCCGAACCCGAACTACCTCGGTTCCGAATGGTTCTATAAAGCCGCCAAGGAAATGGGCTATCACGCCTACCCGATCCCGGCCTCGAACGCCTCGCGCGCCTACATCAACCCGTACGGCTGCCAGATGGGCCCGTGCAATGCCTGCGGCTTCTGCTCGGACTACGGCTGCCTGAACTACTCGAAGGCCAGCCCGAACGCCAACGTCTGGCCGGTCGTGCGCGGCCGCAAGAACTTCGAGATGCGCACCCACGCGCAGGTGCTGAAGGTCAACCTGGCCGACGACAAGAAGACCGCCACCGGCGTGACCTACCTGGATGCGCAAGGCCGCGAGACCGAGCAGCCGGCCGACCTGGTGCTGCTGTGCGCGTTCTCGCTGTACAACGTGCACCTGATGCTGGTGTCCGGCATCGGCACGCCGTACGACCCGGTCACCAAGACCGGCACCATCGGCAAGAACTACTCGTACCAGAACCTGAACCGCGTCGTCATGTACTTCGACGAGACCGTGCAGGCCAATCCGTTCATCGGCATCGGCGGCGCCGGCGCCACCTTCGACGACTTGAACGGCAAGCAGAACGACCCGACCAAGAGCGGCTTCGTCGGCGGCGGCATCGTCTGGGCGCGCCAGCCGGGCGCCGGTCCGGTGCGCGGCATCCCGACCCCGCCGGGCGTCCCCAACTGGGGCAGCGCCTGGAAGAAGAGCGTCAAGGAAGTGTTCCGCCACCAGTTCTACTACGAAGTGCAGGGTTCGTGCATGTCCTACGACGATGCCTACCTGAGCCTGGACCCGACCTACAAGGATGCCTTCGGCCGCCCGCTGCTGCGCATGACCTTCGACTGGCACGACAACGAGATCAAGGCGTCGCAGTTCCTGGTCGGCAAGGCCCAGGAAATGTGCAAGGTCTTGAATCCGCTGGCGATGAAGGGCGATGCCAAGAAGGATGGCCAGCACTACGACGTGACCCAGTACCAGTCGACCCACACCTGCGGCGGCGCCATCATGGGCAAGGACCCGAAGACCTCGGCCCTGAACAAGTACCTGCAGTCGTGGGACGTGTCGAACGTGTTCGCGCCCGGCGCCAACGCCTTCCCGCAGAACAACGGCTACAACCCGACCGGCCTGGTCGGCGGCCTGGCCTACTGGTGCGCCAAGGCGATCCGCGAGCAATACCTGAGCAACCCCGGCCCGCTGGTGCAGGCATAA
- a CDS encoding gluconate 2-dehydrogenase subunit 3 family protein: MSDDKQSPSRRRLIKSLVFVPMGVGAAGALHGGLQTAGAAATAAPEGKPNPYTPTFFNADEWRFLNAAVDRLIPHDEHGPGAIELGVPEFIDRHMKTPYAHGSIWYMSGPWLDAPPEFGYQGKLPLCDILRVGMKNFDNHCAQQFNGKKFADLDKGQQEAMLKEAEGNKLKFPDISGKIFFANLLAETRNGYFADPGHGGNKGMGSWKMIGYPGMRADYLDWVEVRDRAYPIPPVDLAGNRG, from the coding sequence ATGTCTGACGATAAACAATCTCCATCCCGCCGGCGCCTGATCAAGAGCCTGGTGTTCGTGCCGATGGGTGTCGGCGCCGCCGGCGCCCTGCACGGCGGTCTGCAAACCGCCGGTGCCGCCGCCACCGCGGCGCCCGAGGGCAAGCCGAACCCGTACACGCCGACCTTCTTCAATGCCGACGAATGGCGTTTCCTGAATGCCGCCGTCGATCGCCTGATCCCGCACGACGAACACGGTCCGGGCGCGATCGAGCTGGGCGTGCCGGAATTCATCGACCGCCACATGAAGACGCCGTACGCCCACGGCAGCATCTGGTACATGTCGGGCCCGTGGCTGGATGCGCCGCCGGAGTTCGGCTACCAGGGCAAGCTGCCGCTGTGCGACATCCTGCGCGTCGGCATGAAGAACTTCGACAACCATTGCGCCCAGCAGTTCAATGGCAAGAAGTTCGCCGATCTCGACAAGGGCCAGCAGGAAGCCATGCTGAAGGAAGCCGAAGGCAACAAGCTGAAGTTCCCCGATATCTCCGGCAAGATTTTCTTCGCCAACCTGCTGGCCGAGACCCGCAACGGCTACTTCGCCGACCCCGGCCACGGCGGCAACAAGGGCATGGGTTCGTGGAAGATGATCGGCTATCCGGGCATGCGCGCGGATTACCTCGACTGGGTCGAGGTGCGCGACCGGGCATATCCGATCCCCCCGGTGGACTTGGCAGGCAACAGAGGATAA